Within Ipomoea triloba cultivar NCNSP0323 chromosome 9, ASM357664v1, the genomic segment attattgtttaatgttttaaaatttaaattaatacttaacaagttattttaattatttttatagtgtACAAATAGTAAAATTAAACTTAACAAAGTAACGAACTAACAACTTagaacaaggaaaaaaaaaaccaaaggtTAGGTGGAGGGGGCCCGCCTAACCCGTGGGGCAGGGGCGGGGTGAGCTAGCAAAACCTAGGCCCGCCAAAGAGCAGGTTTTTTGACTCGCTCCACCGATCGATTTTTCAGCTCTATGTATGACAAATGTATACAATAAAGATAAAACTACATGACCTAAACAATTTCACTATCTTACatggtaataaaaaaaaatttattcatcgTTATCATGAATTTTTTTAGGTGACGAGAAAAACTTGTATTCATTATTTAAAGGATGCACACTAGATAAACACCGCATTGTGTctataattggtaaaaaaacaTCAACTAGCTTATGTTTTCCATAGATGATAGGACtcaaatctaaaaaaaataagtatactcaaattaataggtcaaatagtaaaatattttgaccaatgtttttaaaaaatactccgtaatatgtACAAATACCATAACCAAAAACTCTAAACTACAACTTTACGAAAGTAGCAATTCACTTCTTCTACTTCTTTTCTTAAAACGATATTTTTATCCACctcattaaataaaaaagaaagttgaagatgaaaacagaacaaacaaaacaaaaacaaaatgattaGGAATTCAGGACAAATGTCGAAAGAGAAGCTTTGACTTGCCAGTCGAGAGCTAGGGAGTAGAGAATCAGCAAAAACACACAATACTTTCCTCAGAGGATGAGGAATCCAAACTTAAACTGGAATATGGGGTGTGATTTGAATTATTTCTTTGCGTTTCTGATTCTTACTTTGTTTGTGTGTTCATCATCCTCACTATCAGTGCAAGAATCAGAAGCTATAGAGTCCCTGCTAAGCCGTCAGGACAGCAAAAGACCATCAAATTCAGTCCAAGAATCTGCAGCCAAGGGTGTCCTTCAAAGGCTCCTTCCCACCCATTTGTCAAGTTTTCAGCTCAAAATTGTGTCCAAGGTACCATATTTCTGTAACTATTCTGTACTGTCTGGTTTCTTTCGAATCCTGGTTGTTTATAAGCTACTCAGTGCCATTTTCTCTGGATTTCTAATTCATGGTCTTTCTCATTTAGTATAATTTCGCTGTTGATTTTCATTATCTGGTTATTCTTTGAATTCATGCCTAATCGGTTTTAGAATATAGAATAGTTCAGAAAAATGTTTAGTTATGAAGATAATAGTGGAGAAAAGTACATGCAGTGCATCTCATTGGGTCTAGAGTACCCAAATTTTATGTGAGACTCAGATTTTTGATCCTTTAATGGGTTCTCAGCATTCTCAATGCTAACTTAGCTCGTTGTCTTTAAGCTGAAGTGTCTTTATAGCAACCACAATAGTTGTTTGGATGTGTCGGGTTTTTTGTCCACAGTAGAAAAGTGTTTATTCCTCTGCAATCTCATATCCTGGGATATTGAACAACTTTTCTTTGAAGAACATTTATTAGACAATTTTGGCTTGAATTATTATCTCACAGAGAGGTAGGTTACCAAGCAAGAACTAGAAATAAAAAAACAGGATTCAACTGTTCTTTAAACTTTTAGGGAAGATACTGTTTCTTTTGACATAACTGTTCTCCATCCTGTAACACGCTATTCTTCAGCTGAACCATGCAAATTTCATATCTTAATTTCTCAGGTTCGGTGTCATTGTTATCTTTATCTGGTTGCATGGATTGATGTTATTCTAATCCATATGCTTGAAAGCTGGTTGTAGGATGTTTGTGGTGGGCAAAGCTGTTTTAGAGTAACCAATTACAAGAGCTCAAGTGGAGATTCACCTCAGATACTGTATGTATTTTCTACCTTTTATTTCTATATACATAATTCTCCCTAAATTTTAATCCTTATGTTATTGGAGACTTCACAAATGAAATACCCATGCCTTCTAGAGTATTATGCAATAGGTCAGAAGTGGGACATGTGCCCAATTCTGAGTTACAGCATTGTTCCCAATCCTATTGCATATATAGGTTGCATTTCTGAATAATTGATGTCTATGATTTGATACACTATCTTATCCACGTAACCTTTTCTCTTCAAAGtgatttttcaaaagtattacagaATTTTAGATTATAGAAGAATAGCAGATCTTAAGTTCTACATTGTTATCATTTCCTTGAAGATTCTTTGGCCAGACAATGTCTTTGGGCGGTTATTTCTCTTTTCCTTATACAGAGATGACAATATTTTCATTCTCAGCTAAATAATTCGCaacatttctttttgttaagGGATAGACACACCTTTTTGATATTGTCAAGTCAATGTGAATTAATGATTGCATATAATATTGCTTAATGCTTAATAGTTTCTTCTTTTAACTGTCTGAAACATGCAGAAACATTAACCTTAGATTTTGATTCTCTTTTTTCCTTTCCAAGGATACAAGGAACTACAGCAATTGAAATCACATCAGGCCTCCATTGGTACTTAAAGTATTGGTGTGGTGCTCACATTTCATGGGAAAAGACTGGGGGCAtacaaataaattcaattcccAAGCCAGGATTACTACCTTCTGTAAATACAGAGGGTGTGATGATTCAACGACCTGTGCCATGGAACTACTACCAAAATGTTGTCACTTCTAGCTGTAAGTGTGACATTTTCACTCATTGCTTCAGTCTAACAGATAAATTAGTTCCGCATTCAAAATTTTGGAGCCATGCTGGTTGGCTTAATTGGTCTAACTCCACCCAGAATAAGAAAATGATGAGAAAAGATACATACCTCGGTCTTAGTTAATTTTCTCTTATGTTGTGGACTTTTATGCTCTGTGGTAATGTTCTGGAAGCTGCCCACTTCTCTGCTTGTGGGattggatttatttattttatttatttttatttttttcattgtgTTTATCATTTACTCCATcttttagtaaaattttatgTGTCTGCTATACTTATCCCTAACAAATTCTTGCTTTACCTCAGTTTAACACAGTTTGGTGCCTTTGGGCAAAGTCAGTTTAGCATACTAAAGCTATTTtcaatcatttatttattgaattaagAAAACAATCTTCAAGTGTTTTGGGACATAAAGTTCTACTATTGGAAAAAGTGGAATCCTTTTCTGAAGTTCTAACACATGGCCAACAAAACAGGGAAAGGGTTGAAAGTAACAAGTTACTAAGGCTTTCAGGAAGGGTTGCCTTAAGTGCGGCTACATTGCAACTAAAATTCTTTGGTTATTTAGTTTTTGTTTGAAACAGGCTTTCTTTTGCCACATCTATTTCTTATTGCAATTCTATTGCTCTCGGTATCACAGCTTAGcacaattcaaatattcaattgcAGATTCCTATGTATGGTGGGATTGGCAGAGATGGGAGAAAGAGATAGACTGGATGGCACTCCAAGGAATTAATCTGCCCCTAGCATTTACTGGGCAAGAAGCCATCTGGCAAAAGGTTTTCTTGGTATGTACATTATTGCTTCTTAGTTTATGTTGCTAGTTTGGCTTTGAAAGCTTATTTACTGTTTACAATGGATAAGTCTATAGCATTAGCATAGCAATTGCTGCTTATCATTCAGATAGTCAATTCTAGGGCAATTACAGTATAAGGTTTCTCATAATAGTTCTCCACACTACATGAATTAAGCAGacagttttttcttttttcttaaagcTGAGAACTTGCTGCtggaataaatatttaattcttgcCTGGGACCTCATAGTCTAGTAGCGTAAGCCTAAAACTCCATACATGTAGTCTCAAAGTTTGATCCCCATTCCCGAGAGTTGtacgagaatatatatatatatatatatatatatatatatatatatatatatatatatatatatatatatatatatatatatgtgggctAATGTTCAAGTGCATCCACCTGTTCCCGTGAGTCTCGTGAGACCCTTCGGAAATGCACACAAACTATTACATGAATACACACAGGGCAGATTGTGCGCATTCGTGTAGTAGCTTCTGTGCATTTACGAAAGGTCTCACGGGAAGAGGTgatttcatttgattattactctctctctctctctttatatatatatatatatatgttattcaCACTCCTTCAGTGGAAAGGGATACGATAATTTATAGACAAGGAAGGTCACATAAAAAATGTAACAAACTACCTAGTAATTGAAGAATAGGAAGCAACCACTAATTCctctattaataattatttctaccTATAAATTAGGGAACTAATTTCTGGTAGAAATTAGGGAACTGAAAAGTGAAAACAGAAGAATATACCGAATAAAAGAGTAGACAAtagtaaattaaaaacattcctttcaacattttcttttcttgaatttCAACTTCTGTTGTTTGACAGCAAGAGTTTAATTTGACCGCACAAGATTTGAATGATTTCTTTGGTGGACCTGCTTTCCTAGCTTGGGCTCGTATGGCAAATCTACATGGGTAAGGCTTGCCTCCTCAATTACAGTGCAGAACCTTTTTATGACCAAATCATTTATTTTCTAGTTGAAAGATTTAGTTAAATTTATTAAACTAATTATCAGGTTGTAATAATGCTTTAGAAAGAGTTCTAAAAGAATAATGAAGTTTAGTATCATATATCCAAAATAACATTTTGATTTGTCAAAGTTTTATGCATTTCCTATTTCTCTCTTGGACACTTAACTATGGTCATGATTTTCTCTTGCTCTTGCTTGTTTACTTTactgaaaaattatattacatttacCAAGAGAGTTTACATTTCATCATTCTCTGCAAAATAGATGGGGTGGGCCTTTGTCCGAAAACTGGTTGGATAAACAGCTGTCATTGCAGAAGCAGATATTACAGAGGATGACAGAGTTGGGCATGACCCCAGGTAAACTTTCATTTTGACTTAAAATACTCTTTTCTCATTCTGGCTCATTTACACCTTACAAAATCTGTAGTTATAGagccaaaaataaaatgattataTACTTCGGCAGCTACTGCCTGCTAGTATGTTTTTATGCTTTTCTTAAACAAGTTAAGGTGAAACATTAATTTTGTTGGATATGTTTCTGATATGTGACCAACAACCAtgattggttttttttttttttttttttttttccagttctCCCATCATTCTCTGGGAATGTACCAGCTGCAATAAAAAGGATGTTTCCCTCTGCAAATATAACTAGACTTGGAGACTGGTATTTCTTGTCTAACTACTCATCACTAAATCTGAATCACTCTTTTACATCTTCCTTTCACCATCTCCTTGTTGACATGTATTGTATTgtttttattgttgtttttaacTTTTTCCCTGTCAAATGATTTTAGATCATAACTTTTTCCTTGTCAATTAACCCCACTCAAATGTGTATGTTTGAATGCTcgaatttgataaaatttcaaACTCTTTGATCTTAGGAACACGGTTGATGGTGACCCTCGATGGTGTTGTACTTTCCTTTTAGATTCTTCTGACCCATTATTTGTAGATATTGGTGAAGCATTTATTCGCCATCAGTTAAAAGGTGATTTACTTGTCACGTATTTGTTACTCTCTATTGATTTTATGTGTTATATTTGAATGCAGTCAATAACAACACGATTTCGTTTGCTTAAGTAGTGGTGACTTAAAGCTCCAAATTTGAAATGTCCTAGTTTAGTGTTAgcatttccattcttttttgaagcttttgatctctctctctctctctctctctctctctctctctctcttcaaaaGCAACATCTAAACTGGAAAACTGTGAAGTCTTATCTGTTGGTCCTACAAATATAGTGTGCTCTACAGTTTTATGATATGTTTTTGTATGGCGTATTATTTTAGATTCATTAACTACACTCCAATTGTTCATTTCTTGTTTACATCTTTGTTTGGCAGAGTACGGAAGCATCACAAATATTTACAGCTGGTATTCTTTCTTTCAACtttagtttattaatttttctcctCTGATTACGTGTATGGTGGTCCCTAACTTTCACTTTATCTTCATTCCAAATCCTATCAAATTGCCCGAACAAGTTAGGTGCCTTCTTTATCATCTTCCATATACGGTTATACCTTTGAATGTGAACATATACATAGCTTTAGACTTGGTTAAGAAATGAACCAGCTGCTTTTATATTTGGAAATATTGGAGGTTGGTGTGAACTTCTCAAGTGTATTATGTGTAACAAAAAAAGTTGTATAGTTCATCATAATGATTTATCTACTTTGATGGCTAGGAGTGCCTATGTTGCAATTCTTTTGCTTCCCGCAAAATGTTTCTTCTTATGCTTTATATTATGACATCGGGAAAGTATTTAATGCAGCGATACCTTTAATGAGAACACTCCACCTTCAAGCGATCCATCATATATTTCTTCTCTTGGATCTGCGGTCTACAAAGCAATGTCCAAAGCAGATAAGGATGCAGTGTGGCTAATGCAAGTATGTTTATCTTCTAGTCCACTCTTAGTTTTATTAAGCAATTCAACTTCATTTATTTCACTTTAACTCCACAAGACTATCAACATGACTGTTAGAGTAGCCTCGTTGAAACAATTGCAATTTGCAATAACATTTTCCTTGTACAATTCTCATTGTAAGGATATAACTGTATTTTCACATTGGGGGCGCATGTACCTGCAGttccttttcttttattctGCTAGTACTTCAAGACTTGGGGAGAAACTTCCTATAGATGTGTAGAAACCTCACTTGCAGCATATATTGTCCTCTGCTTATTCGGTTGTGCAACAATTTAGTTCTAATTGATATATCAATCTGCAGGGTTGGCTATTTTATTCAGACTCCTCGTTTTGGAAGCCACCACAGATGGAGGTATGCTGTTATGTCATTAGGAAGAAGCTTTTATCAATTTCACATCTTTGAGGTCTTTGCCCTTGTGATGAGTTATCATGTATTCAAGTGTGTGTGCAGTGTTACTTATTTGTTGATCCACGTTGTCAAGTGGACTGTTTTGTGTATCTATCAATTATGCTATCCACGGATACACTTTCCTGcactcaattgggctataatgcacataggccaaaccacactaaaagattgattccaatcaattagctaatctaacccatggccttatatagggcaaattataccatggaccagggtataccttgtattgtggaccatggtccaaaataaACTTTtgaggtacataatatgttaactgcagacacataatttttagatCAGGGCCCACAATGCAAgatgaaccctggtccatggtataacaattgcttaTAAATGCATATGTTCTCTTTTATAAGTGAATCATGAACCTTAACAAACAGAACTATTGCTCTTTGATTTTATGAACTTCATTTTCAACGTTAGCTCATACTGACAGGCACTTCTACATTCTGTTCCATTCGGGAAGATGATAGTTCTTGATTTATTTGCTGATGTCCACCCAGTATGGAAAAATTCTTCTCAATTTTATGGCACTCCTTACATATGGTACGCATGAAGTTAACTGCGCATGCCCGTCCTTAAGTGTTTGGCACTCCTTAGGAAGCTCGAATTTTAGTTCTATTCCTTGTTTGATATTTCCTATTATCTACATAAAACAGGTGTATGCTACACAACTTTGGAGGCAATATTGAAATGTATGGCACGATGGATTCTGTTGCCTCAGGCCCTATTGATGCTCGTACTAGTGAAAATTCAACAATGGTGAGTGAAATCCCTTATGTGCACCTCAAAGCTCGTTCCCATGTTCATCTTAAGCTATAAGTTGTGAATTATTCTTAACCCCCTTATTCTACCAGAATGTTTACTGAACTCCTTCGAGCAAACTTCAATTCTGAAGTTCCTTACTTGGCAACTTTCTGAGCAGGTTGGGGTCGGCATGTGCATGGAAGGGATAGAACACAACCCAGTTGTGTATGAGCAAATGTCTGAAATGGCATTCAGGAGCGACAATTTTGACATTAAGGTAACAAAAcgttttcatcaaaagtatcacatttttcctcataaataacaatcaatcaatttatccctgattagtattttttttttctcataagtaactgTTCAActcttaaatattacattttgatttaaaagtattacaatctactcaaaagtattacattttcccttataagtaacaaacaatttattcctgattagtattacattttccattatAAGTATTACGTTtccatcttgacccgacccatctCGCTTATAAGGAtatgtgagacagtctcacacaggAGACTCACCCTAAAAAAAGACTGTTTTCTGTGATAGGCATGGTTGAAATCCTATGCTAGTAGACGATATGGTAAAGCAGTTGGTGAAGTCGAAGCTGCTTGGGAGATACTTTATCACACAGTATACAATTGCACAGATGGAATTGCTGTATGTTCTCCTTCTTAGCTAACTGTCAAGTTAATCTTACTCCATTGTAGTTTAAGTAACATTGAAAATTACTTTGTTTACAAATTGAAAGACATTTTTTGAAGTGCTATGATAGAGTTTACAATTAATTGATGGCAAACTCTAGCTAGTATTGCTCTCAAGGAACCCATTATTCGTGTACATtatgtgtggaccataacaaaaagtacatttttaatatactaaaagtacattatttgatagtatggtccacacaataatgattggtttaTATCTCTATGCAATTACCATTCCGAGGACATAGCTTGTTTAACCGAGTCAAAGGTAAAACCTGACTAGAAGAGCACAAGCACTTGGCCATATAAAATTTCAACTTCTTGTACTGCATTTCttatgtgtaataattttgTACTTTTAGAATACTGGATTCTTTATAAGTTTCCATTTCAGgaattatatgttatataccctcccccccccccccatttcTGCTTCCTCATTGTTCTGTGCTAAGAATATTATCCTTTACTAATAAATTTAATGCAGGACCACAACAAAGACTACATAGTAGAATTTCCCGACTGGGATCCATCCAATCCTTCAAGATCGGATATGCCCGAAAATGATCATACAAAAGCATTTCTTATGACACATCAGAAGAGAAGATTCTTTCTCCTAGAAACTAGCTCATCTTTGCCTCAACCACACTTATGGTATTCCACCGAGGATGTCTTGAAGGCATTGAAACTATTCCTTGATGCAGGAACTGAGCTTGCTGGAAGCCTCACTTATAGGTAAAATGAAGAAACATGACCTGAATCTAATTCTCGGGTTTCACCATTCATATTAATTCAGAAGGAAATGAATAGATTCTAATACCATGTTTaaactgggctataatgcacataagCTAAACCAAATTGAATCTATTCAATTAGCTAGTTtaacccatgaccttataaacttATATGTTCCCTCTTATaatttcaatgtgggactcttaacagcATGAACTACATTGACTTTGATGTTGCATTTGCTTCTGATAGGTATGATTTGGTGGACTTAACGAGACAGTCACTATCCAAGCTTGCAAACCAGGTTTATTTAGATTCAATAGCTGCTTTCACAAACAAGGATGCCAAAGCTTTGAGTGTTCATAGTCAGAAGTTCCTGCAACTTATCAAAGACATTGACGTACTTCTTGCTGCGGATGATGGTTGTCTACTCGGGACCTGGCTTGAAAGTGCGAAAAGCCTGGCAGAAAATTCTAACGAGACAAAACAGGTTTAAACAATAATCTACTCTTCTAGTAACCAgtttggttggcatgagtgGTTGTGCACTCTCATTCCTTAAGAGAGGTCAGGTGTTGAAAACCCCCTCTCATATGGAAAAACCAATATAATCAGCACTTcgccccttaattgggccggtTCGGTGCGAAGGGGGATTAGTCTAAGTATGCACtctgccccttaattgggctgGTCCGGTGCGAAGGGGATTAGTCTAAGTATGGTACAGGTTAAAGGTGCCTCCTGTAGTTAGGGTCTACTCAGAacacctcgtggtctaacaaaaaaaaataataatctactCATCTAGTGAGCTTCATGATTCTGgtataattaaaagttaaaactgcAATGCAATGTTGTTCTGTGAAGTACTAATTATCCTACCTGTTTTTAGTATGAATGGAATGCTAGGACACAAGTGACAATGTGGTTTGATACGACAAAATATGTTCAGAGCAAGCTTCATGATTATGGTAAGCTTGTTTTCAAATACGTAAACAATAGTTTCATCGTTTTTTATCTGCTTCTCAGTTTACATTAACATAAACTATTTGTCTTGATTGCTGACAATATAATCAGCGAATAAGTTCTGGAGCGGGCTCTTGGAAAGCTACTATCTGCCACGAGCCTCGATGTATTTCAATCATCTGTCAAGAAGCTTGAACGAAAACGTGGAGTTCAAGGTGGAGGAGTGGAGAAAAGAGTGG encodes:
- the LOC116030039 gene encoding alpha-N-acetylglucosaminidase; amino-acid sequence: MRNPNLNWNMGCDLNYFFAFLILTLFVCSSSSLSVQESEAIESLLSRQDSKRPSNSVQESAAKGVLQRLLPTHLSSFQLKIVSKDVCGGQSCFRVTNYKSSSGDSPQILIQGTTAIEITSGLHWYLKYWCGAHISWEKTGGIQINSIPKPGLLPSVNTEGVMIQRPVPWNYYQNVVTSSYSYVWWDWQRWEKEIDWMALQGINLPLAFTGQEAIWQKVFLQEFNLTAQDLNDFFGGPAFLAWARMANLHGWGGPLSENWLDKQLSLQKQILQRMTELGMTPVLPSFSGNVPAAIKRMFPSANITRLGDWNTVDGDPRWCCTFLLDSSDPLFVDIGEAFIRHQLKEYGSITNIYSCDTFNENTPPSSDPSYISSLGSAVYKAMSKADKDAVWLMQGWLFYSDSSFWKPPQMEALLHSVPFGKMIVLDLFADVHPVWKNSSQFYGTPYIWCMLHNFGGNIEMYGTMDSVASGPIDARTSENSTMVGVGMCMEGIEHNPVVYEQMSEMAFRSDNFDIKAWLKSYASRRYGKAVGEVEAAWEILYHTVYNCTDGIADHNKDYIVEFPDWDPSNPSRSDMPENDHTKAFLMTHQKRRFFLLETSSSLPQPHLWYSTEDVLKALKLFLDAGTELAGSLTYRYDLVDLTRQSLSKLANQVYLDSIAAFTNKDAKALSVHSQKFLQLIKDIDVLLAADDGCLLGTWLESAKSLAENSNETKQYEWNARTQVTMWFDTTKYVQSKLHDYANKFWSGLLESYYLPRASMYFNHLSRSLNENVEFKVEEWRKEWIAFSDKWQRGSELYPVKAQGDALAIANALYQKYFS